The following coding sequences lie in one Glycine soja cultivar W05 chromosome 16, ASM419377v2, whole genome shotgun sequence genomic window:
- the LOC114389131 gene encoding protein TSS-like isoform X1 produces the protein MKPTFSYEHFTSFCSLLPLKPLSLPHFYTYLFHNTSLGYIPNNALRVFFFFFSLLSNHPSPIKSIYIYIDIALEWKMAPRNSRGKPKGEKKKKEEKVLPVVIDITVKLLDETHVLKGISTDRIIDVRRLLSVNTETCYITNFSLSHEVRGPRLKDTVDVSALKPCLLTLVEEDYDEDRAVAHVRRLLDIVACTTSFGPSSLPPPKNDSGTVPKSGKPEAPPAKQSAKDAEAAAATVDIEGEISHSCPKLENFYEFFSLSHLTAPIQYVKRGSRRRVEEILEEDYLFSLDVKVCNGKVVHVEACRKGFYSVGKQRILCHNLVDLLRQLSRAFDNAFDDLLKAFSERNKFGNLPYGFRANTWLVPPVAAQSPSYFPPLPVEDEMWGGNGGGLGRDGKYDLVPWANEFSFIASMPCKTAEERQVRDRKAFLLHSLFVDVAIFRAIKAIKHVMEEPNFSCSVVENNIIYTERVGDLNINVLKDGSVASCKIDTKIDGVEATGVNQKDLLERNLMKGITADENTAAHDITTLGVINVRYCGYVVVVKVEGGVNENVDSPSQQNIELFDQPEGGANALNINSLRLLLHNTTSPENNKPVSQIQTFESEELGASHAFVEKLIKENLAKLEEEEPGIDYFVRWELGACWVQHLQDQNNTEKDKKPSSEKAKNEMKVEGLGKPLKALKNYKKKSDSSNNNSATEYSKFNREAESSPLPSIESQHETTEAENELVLKGMLSDEAFTRLKESGTGLHCKSMHDLIELSRKYYTDVALPKLVADFGSLELSPVDGRTLTDFMHTRGLRMHSLGHVVKLSEKLSHVQSLCIHEMIVRAFKHILRAVISAVDKEKMASSIAGALNLLLGVPENRESDKSREVHPLVWKWLELFLKKRFDWDLNKLNYKDVKKFAILRGLCHKVGIELVPRDFDMDSPIPFQKSDIVSLVPVHKQAACSSADGRQLLESSKTALDKGKLEDAVTYGTKALAKLVAVCGPYHRMTAGAYSLLAVVLYHTGDFNQATIYQQKALDINERELGLDHPDTMKSYGDLAVFYYRLQHTELALKYVKRALYLLHLTCGPSHPNTAATYINVAMMEEGLGNVHVALRYLHKALKCNQRLLGADHIQTAASYHAIAIALSLMEAYPLSVQHEQTTLQILRAKLGSDDLRTQDAAAWLEYFESKAFEQQEAARNGTRKPDASIASKGHLSVSDLLDYINPNTKGRDAAAKRRSQITKVRATSYQNTGMSSSDESSKEIPKEASDEEVQISEPVGSADSEQESNSGPDLEQAILKQISDEKLQIYDEIFSEAHAEGEDGWQSVQRPRSAGSYGRRLKQRRAALGKVYSYHKNVEVGTESPFVRSPNPNSRYYFLKKRTISHGSYTDDHTTNITQGNKFGRKVVKAVTYRVKSMPSTSKPCANETLENGDKLLSSLPEPDPIDANPVKNSKVSLGKSPSYKEVALAPPGTISKFQVYNPQSEISVSSEHDSGKHEEEVEANRNVDVDPTLIEVNDTVKEKNNDSLSDSVDDSLDDTGVAIEGKEETELIVAVQDNCMSAEGQSGDVEAQGAVDSSILIHAVDDHVDSYKQELDTSNSSGSLEPSANTNPISQGGEDLRVNVSPSSQIRTGGIPYKKLSASAAPFNPSPAIARAAPIAMNMTLPSGPRAVPAIGPWPVNMNVHPGPTTVLPAVAPMCSSPHHAYPSPPTTPNMMQPLPFMYPPFTQPQSVSPSNFPVTNSAFHANHFTYLNPTISKFGPSAVWPGCHPVEFPLPVPIVEPIPDPISESQALCHGLESPSSASVLPEDIDNIGDSNQVVKTLSSEISEDEAVRSGSESIKENGNMNFHGSENAGNKQHQNIASNGNSSSSGTNMDGEKTFSILFRGRRNRKQTLRMPISLLTRPNGSQSFKVIYNRVVRGSHAPKSMNLSSSKDCTATS, from the exons ATGAAACCAACCTTCTCTTATGAACATTTCACTTCATTCTGCTCCCTCCTCCCTCTGAAACCTCTTTCTCTGCCTCATTTTTATACCTATCTATTTCATAATACATCTTTGGGTTATATACCCAACAATGCATTAAgggtcttttttttcttcttttctctcttatcCAATCATCCAAGTCCTATAAAAagcatctatatatatattgatattgcTTTG GAGTGGAAAATGGCACCAAGAAACAGTCGCGGAAAGCCCAagggagagaagaaaaagaaggaagaaaagg TTCTTCCGGTTGTCATAGATATCACTGTGAAGCTCCTCGATGAAACTCATGTTCTGAAG GGAATATCAACGGACAGAATTATAGATGTTCGTCGTCTTCTATCGGTGAATACGGAGACGTGTTATATCACAAATTTTTCCCTGTCGCATGAG GTAAGAGGGCCACGTCTGAAGGACACGGTGGACGTGTCCGCACTGAAGCCCTGCCTCCTCACTTTAGTTGAAG AGGATTACGATGAAGACCGAGCAGTGGCGCACGTGCGAAGACTCCTCGACATCGTCGCCTGCACCACGAGCTTCGGTCCGTCGTCTCTGCCGCCGCCGAAGAATGATTCTGGCACCGTCCCGAAGTCCGGCAAGCCTGAGGCGCCGCCGGCGAAGCAATCTGCGAAAGATGCGGAGGCGGCGGCGGCTACGGTGGACATTGAAGGCGAGATAAGCCACTCGTGCCCTAAGCTGGAGAACTTCTACgagtttttctctctctcacacctCACTGCACCAATCCAAT ATGTGAAGAGAGGTTCGAGGAGGCGCGTGGAGGAGATTTTGGAGGAGGATTATCTGTTCTCGCTGGAT GTGAAGGTGTGTAACGGGAAAGTGGTGCACGTTGAGGCATGCAGAAAGGGATTTTACAGCGTTGGGAAGCAGCGGATACTGTGCCATAATCTGGTTGATCTCTTGAGACAGCTTAGCAGAGCTTTTGATAAT GCTTTCGATGATCTCTTGAAGGCATTTTCAGAACGTAACAAG TTTGGGAATCTCCCATATGGCTTCAGAGCCAACACGTGGCTTGTTCCTCCTGTTGCTGCACAATCACCCTCATATTTTCCTCCTCTTCCCGTGGAGGATGAAATGTGGGGAGGGAATGGGGGTGGTCTTGGAAGAGACGGAAAGTATGATTTGGTTCCTTGGGCTAATGAGTTTTCATTTATTGCATCCATGCCTTGCAAGACAGCGGAAGAAAGACAAGTTCGTGATAGAAAAGCATTTCTTCTGCACAGCCTGTTTGTCGATGTTGCCATTTTCAGAGCAATAAAGGCCATTAAACATGTTATGGAAGAGCCGAATTTTAGCTGCTCAGttgtagaaaataatattatttacacTGAGAGAGTGGGTGACTTGAATATCAACGTCTTGAAAGATGGTTCTGTTGCAAGCTGTAAGATTGATACTAAAATTGACGGAGTTGAAGCTACTGGAGTGAATCAAAAGGATCTACTAGAACGAAATCTAATGAAAGGAATCACTGCTGATGAAAATACTGCTGCCCAT GATATTACCACTTTAGGTGTAATTAATGTAAGATATTGTGGTTATGTGGTCGTTGTGAAAGTTGAGGGAGGAGTTAATGAAAATGTTGACTCTCCATCTCAACAAAATATTGAATTGTTTGATCAGCCAGAGGGTGGTGCCAACGCACTCAATATTAACAG TCTGAGATTACTTCTTCACAACACAACTTCACCAGAAAACAATAAACCAGTGTCTCAGATACAAACGTTTGAGAGTGAAGAGCTTGGTGCTTCTCATGCTTTTGTGGAGAAGCTGATTAAAGAAAATCTTGCTAAGCTTGAGGAAGAAGAACCAGGTATTGACTATTTTGTAAGATGGGAACTTGGAGCTTGCTGGGTACAACATTTGCAAGACCAAAATAATACAGAAAAAGATAAGAAACCATCATCGGAGAAGGCTAAGAATGAAATGAAGGTTGAGGGTCTTGGGAAACCCCTTAAAGCCCTaaagaattataaaaagaaatctGATTCAAGCAATAATAATTCTGCAACTGAATATTCAAAGTTTAATCGTGAGGCTGAAAGCTCTCCATTGCCCTCTATTGAATCCCAACATGAAACTACAGAAGCTGAGAATGAGCTTGTTCTGAAAGGGATGCTATCTGATGAAGCTTTTACCCGATTAAAAGAATCGGGAACTGGACTTCACTGCAAG TCTATGCATGATTTGATTGAGTTATCTCGAAAATATTACACAGACGTTGCTCTCCCAAAATTG GTAGCCGATTTTGGCTCATTGGAACTCTCACCAGTTGATGGACGCACTCTAACTGATTTTATGCATACTCGGGGTCTACGAATGCATTCTCTTGGACATGTT GTCAAGCTTTCAGAAAAGCTTTCACATGTCCAATCACTTTGTATTCATGAGATGATAGTTCGAGCTTTTAAGCACATCCTGCGGGCAGTAATTTCTGCTGTTGACAAGGAGAAAATGGCTTCATCAATTGCTGGTGCATTGAATTTGCTGCTTGGTGTTCCTGAAAATAGAGAATCAGATAAATCACGTGAAGTTCACCCATTGGTGTGGAAATGGCTAGAGTTGTTTTTGAAGAAGCGATTTGATTGGGATCTTAACAAGTTGAATTACAAGGACGTGaaaaaatttgcaattttaCGTGGCTTGTGTCACAAG GTGGGAATTGAGCTTGTTCCAAGGGATTTTGATATGGATTCCCCAATTCCCTTTCAAAAATCTGATATTGTCAGCTTGGTCCCTGTTCACAAG CAAGCAGCATGCTCATCTGCAGATGGAAGGCAGCTCCTAGAGTCATCCAAAACTGCTTTAGACAAGGGAAAGCTTGAGGATGCAGTTACCTATGGCACAAAG GCTCTTGCTAAGCTGGTAGCAGTTTGTGGTCCCTATCATCGGATGACAGCGGGAGCCTACAGCCTCCTTGCTGTAGTTTTATATCATACTGGAGACTTCAATCAG GCTACCATTTATCAACAAAAAGCTTTGGATATCAACGAGAGGGAGTTAGGTCTGGATCATCCTGATACCATGAAGAGCTATGGGGATCTTGCTGTTTTCTATTACAGACTTCAACACACAGAGCTGGCTCTGAA GTATGTGAAGCGTGCTTTATATCTTCTGCATCTAACATGTGGCCCATCTCATCCAAACACTGCTGCTACTTACATTAATGTGGCTATGATGGAAGAAGGTCTGGGAAATGTACATGTTGCTCTCCGATATCTTCACAAAGCTTTAAAGTGCAACCAAAGATTACTTGGTGCAGATCATATTcag ACAGCTGCAAGTTATCATGCAATAGCAATAGCACTCTCATTGATGGAAGCATATCCATTGAGTGTCCAGCATGAGCAAACAACTTTGCAAATTCTGCGGGCAAAACTTGGCTCCGATGACTTGCGCACACAG GATGCTGCGGCTTGGCTTGAGTATTTTGAATCCAAGGCTTTTGAACAGCAAGAAGCTGCTCGAAATGGTACTCGAAAACCTGATGCATCAATAGCCAGCAAAGGCCATCTTAG TGTGTCAGATTTGCTTGACTACATTAATCCTAATACTAAAGGGAGAGATGCAGCAGCAAAGAGAAGAAGCCAGATAACAAAG GTGAGAGCAACATCTTACCAGAATACTGGCATGTCAAGTTCTGATGAATCTTCAAAAGAAATTCCAAAAGAGGCTTCAGATGAAGAGGTACAAATATCCGAACCAGTAGGTAGTGCAGATTCTGAGCAGGAGAGCAACTCTGGACCTGATTTGGAACAAGCTATTTTAAAGCAAATATCGGATGAAAAGCTACAAATTTATGATGAAATCTTCTCTGAAGCACATGCTGAAGGAGAGGATGGATGGCAATCAGTTCAAAGACCAAGATCAGCTGGCTCATATGGCCGGAGACTGAAGCAGAGACGGGCAGCACTTGGCAAAGTTTATAGTTATCACAAGAATGTGGAAGTTGGCACAGAATCTCCTTTTGTAAGGAGTCCTAATCCGAATAGTAGGTATTATTTCTTGAAGAAACGAACAATTTCCCATGGGAGTTATACAGATGATCATACTACAAACATCACCCAAGGCAATAAATTTGGAAGGAAAGTAGTCAAAGCTGTTACATACAGGGTCAAGTCCATGCCCTCAACTTCAAAGCCTTGTGCAAATGAGACATTAGAAAATGGGGATAAGCTGCTCAGTTCTCTTCCAGAACCTGATCCAATTGATGCTAATCCAGTTAAGAATTCTAAAGTTAGTCTCGGAAAGTCTCCTTCATACAAGGAAGTGGCCTTAGCTCCTCCTGGGACAATCTCCAAGTTTCAGGTCTATAATCCTCAAAGTGAGATTTCTGTTAGCAGTGAACATGATAGTGGAAAACACGAAGAGGAAGTTGAAGCTAATAGAAATGTTGATGTTGATCCAACCCTGATAGAGGTAAATGATACAGTTAAAGAGAAGAATAATGATTCTTTATCAGATTCTGTAGATGATTCACTGGATGATACTGGAGTGGCTATTGAGGGGAAAGAAGAAACTGAGTTGATTGTTGCTGTGCAAGATAATTGTATGAGTGCTGAGGGGCAATCGGGAGATGTTGAGGCTCAAGGAGCAGTTGATAGCAGCATATTGATTCATGCAGTAGATGATCATGTGGATTCTTACAAGCAAGAACTTGATACAAGTAATTCATCTGGCAGTTTAGAACCTAGTGCCAATACAAATCCCATTTCTCAGGGTGGTGAGGATTTAAGGGTCAATGTATCACCATCAAGTCAGATTCGTACCGGGGGCATCCCATATAAGAAATTGTCTGCATCTGCAGCTCCATTCAACCCATCACCTGCCATTGCACGTGCTGCACCAATTGCCATGAATATGACTCTTCCTTCTGGTCCTAGAGCAGTTCCTGCAATTGGCCCCTGGCCAGTAAACATGAATGTTCATCCTGGACCTACTACTGTGCTACCCGCAGTTGCCCCAATGTGCTCCTCTCCACACCATGCATATCCATCACCTCCAACAACACCAAACATGATGCAACCACTGCCATTTATGTATCCTCCTTTTACTCAACCTCAATCAGTATCGCCTAGCAACTTTCCAGTCACTAACAGTGCCTTTCATGCCAATCACTTCACATATTTGAACCCCACAATATCTAAGTTTGGTCCCAGTGCTGTTTGGCCTGGTTGTCATCCTGTAGAATTTCCTCTTCCAGTACCTATTGTTGAACCAATCCCTGATCCCATTTCAGAGTCACAAGCTCTGTGTCATGGTTTGGAAAGTCCAAGTTCGGCTTCAGTTCTTCCTGAGGACATTGATAATATTGGGGATTCCAATCAAGTGGTAAAAACTTTATCATCAGAGATAAGTGAAGATGAAGCAGTGAGATCTGGTTCAGAAAGTATAAAAGAAAATGGTAATATGAATTTTCACGGGTCTGAAAATGCTGGGAACAAGCAACATCAAAACATTGCTTCAAATGGCAACTCTAGCAGTAGTGGAACTAACATGGATGGTGAGAAAACCTTTAGCATTTTGTTTCGGGGAAGAAGAAATCGAAAGCAGACTCTGAGAATGCCAATAAGTTTGCTTACTCGACCTAATGGCTCACAGTCATTTAAGGTTATTTATAACCGTGTGGTTAGAGGAAGTCATGCTCCCAAGTCTATGAATTTGTCTTCAAGTAAGGATTGTACAGCTACTTCATAA